From Chiloscyllium punctatum isolate Juve2018m chromosome 36, sChiPun1.3, whole genome shotgun sequence, the proteins below share one genomic window:
- the LOC140460755 gene encoding uncharacterized protein, translating into MEKPEESRPVEKPWKCGDCGKGFRFPSALETHRRSHTGERPFPCTDCGKAFRHSSHLLAHQQDHTGERPFSCPDCGKAFVFFSALLAHQRVHTGERPFSCPECGKAFRYSSTLLSHRRVHTGERPFSCPECGKAFSDSSTLRSHRRVHTGQRPFSCPECGKAFTHVSSLMRHQQIHTGERPFSCPECGKAFTQATTLLTHQRVHTGERPFSCPKCGKAFSSSSTLLTHQHVHTGERPFTCSQCGKGFTCSSNLRSHQRIHTGERPFSCPECGKAFSTSSTLLRHQRIHTGERPFTCSQCGKAFTYSSHLRKHQRVHLPSQGE; encoded by the coding sequence atggagaaacctgaggaatcccgccccgtggagaaaccgtggaagtgtggtgactgtgggaaaggcttccgtttcccgtctgccctggagactcatcggcgcagtcacaccggggagaggccgttcccctgcaccgactgtgggaaggccttcagacattcctcccacctgctggcccaccagcaggaccacacgggggagaggcccttcagctgtccagATTGTGGGAAGGCCTTTGTGTTTTTCTCTGCCCTGTtggcccaccagcgggtccacacaggagagaggccgttcagctgccccgagtgcgggaaggccttcaggtaTTCCTCCACCCTGTTGagccaccggcgggtccacacgggggaaaggcccttcagctgccccgagtgtgggaaggccttcagcgattcctccaccctgcgCAGTCACCGTCGTGTCCACACGGggcagaggcccttcagctgccccgagtgcgggaaggcctttacccacgtctcctccctgatgaggcaccagcagatccacacgggggagaggcccttcagctgccccgagtgtgggaaggcctttacccaggccaccaccctgctgacccaccagcgggtccacacgggggagagacccttcagctgccccaagtgtgggaaggccttcagcagttcctccaccctgctgacccaccagcatgtccacacgggggagagaccgttcacctgctctcagtgcgggaagggcttcacgtgctcctccaacctgcggagccaccagcgtatccacacaggggagaggcccttcagctgcccagagtgtgggaaggccttcagcacatcttccaccctgctgaggcaccaacggatccacacgggggagaggccattcacctgctctcagtgtgggaaggccttcacctactcctcccacctgcggaagcaccagcgagttcacttgccatcgcagggggaatga